The genomic segment GCGGGCTCGGGCGAAGAATTCCCTTGCTCGAATTGAACGCCTCGTCGAGAACGCCGAAAAGTTTGTCGCGACGTTGCTCTCAGATTGATGAATTGCGGGGGCAGGAATCGAACCTGCGCCTCCGGGGTCAAAGCCCAGCATCGCTGCCAACAGCGACTACCCCGCAATGGAAGAGGGACGGGTGGGACTCGAACCCACGCGCTGGTGCTTAACAAACACCTGCTCTGCCGCTGAGCTACCGACCCAATCGAGAGTGCCCTGCGGGAATCGAACCCGCCTGTCCAACTTGGAAGGCTGGCACCTCTGCCGATCGGTCAAGGGCACATATTCTTTCCTCAAGTCGGAAGCCGTGGGACTCGAACCCACAATCCCGATTCTCGGGACACCTGCTTTCGAGCGTTGTACATCTATCGCGGCTTCAGCCTTCATCCTCGCTTTCGCTCGGCCGCAGGCCTTGCTTCCAGCCGGATGACTTCCATTCGTGTTAAGGCTGCGGCGACAGGAATCGAACCATCAACCGAAGCCGCTGGCCGAATAGGTCAGTTGAAGGCGAAGGGCGATAGTCTTTCAAATCCGAGTCGCCTGCCCGTACCAACACGGACTCCACCGCAATTTATATCAGTCAGCGCGGTCGGATTTGAACCGACGATCTCGTGGTCCCAAGCCACGCGGATTTCCATGCTTTCCCACACGCTGACAATCGTTCATCGCGGATCGACCTTCGTTGTCATCAAGGATCGTCCACGCGAACAAAAAAGCACCCAGCGGGAGTTGAACCCGCACCTCCGCCTTGGCGAGACGGTACGCTGCCGCTACGTCATGGGTGCATGCATTCCTGGCCGAATTGTTAAAGACCTATTCGCAACGCGCGATTGGCCAAGTTTGTGAACTCGCTTCATCGCGCATGAAAAAGCACCGGGTGGGACTCGAACCCACGTTGCCGTATTACGGGTGCGGTGTCTTGGCCGCTAAACGACCAGTGCAGCGCCTTCGGCGAGAAAGTAGAGAGTGGAAAGTCGTGAGTGGACAAGAACCGATCCGTCTACTTTCCACTCTCTACGGACTATTCTCTCTGTCCCGGCACGCCGGGACAGAGAGACCAGACGGACTTGAACCGTCACTTGCTCGGGTAAGAACCGAGTGTGCTGCCACTAACACCTTGATCCCGTAATCCTTCGTTCAGTTAGGCCTGGGCGGAGTTGAACCGTCGTCTGGCCCTTATAAGGAGCCTGCTCTCATCGTTGAGCTACAGGCCCAGTAATCAATGGGGCCGGAGGGATTCGAACCCCCACCGGGCAGATTAAAAGTCTGCTGTGCTGCAGTTACACCACGACCCCGGATGAGGACGTGGTTCCATTTGTTCGTGAGGTCTCGATCCATAATCTGCACCTTGTTCAATCGCTTGGAGTGGAGTTGAACCACCGCTGTCGCCGTATCAGAACGACGTGCTTCCGTTACACCACCAAGCGGAGTCGGGATGGTCAGAATCGAACTGACTGTGTTCAACTACCGCGGCCCGGCCTTCATCCTCGCTATTCGCTCGGCGTCATTCCTTACTTCTCAGCTACCAGCCCGGAAATGACAGAACTTTGACTTCGTCAAAACGAAGAAGCCCGGTGTCCTTTGCGTGACACCGGGCTCTTTTGAAAAAGCTTGCGGAGGCTTAGGGCCGATGTCACGAGCGCAGGGGATACGAGGATCTTTCGCTTCGCAAACCTGTATTCCCCGGAATACTGGCAAGATGTTGCCGAATCTGGGTATGCACGGGTTGCGTACCGAAGAGGTTCGCCGGTATGGCAAACCGCCTCGTATCGCTCTGTCTGCAATCGGACATCAGCTGTGAAAACATCATAATCCGCAAGACCTTTGAAATTGTTTCTTCCTGAAACTGCCGGTCAGAGCGATGAACGCCATCGCTGTTGCATTCTTAGATGCGCGAGCGCAGCAATAAGTTCGCGGGAAACTTCAAAAATCAATACGAATCTTGGGTGAGGGTGCGAGCGAATGGGAGGCTTCAAATCTGAACTGAAACGGCGGCGAATTCGTCTCGAGCGTCCCCAATATCTCGTTGCCTCAGCAGGTTGCGAAGGAAGACGTAGACAAGCCAGCCAAAACAGACGGGCTGCTTCACAAGGAACTCTTAAGCCCAGATGCCAATCGGCTGACCTTTTTTGTAGTTCAAGAACGCTTGCAGCGAAACACGCGGACCGCCCTTAAAAGGGATCACAGCGTGGGGCCTGCCTGTGTTGATGATGACGGCATCACCACTTTTGAGCTCGATTCGAATGGGGGGCGGAAGAAGCTTTTGGAAACGTAGCTGCAATTCTTCGTTCTGATAATTCGATTCAAGGAAAAAGTGTTTGACGGAATGCCAATGACCGATTGCTTCATGCATCGTGGTGATTTGAGGATTCCACAGATAGAGATGACCACCAATTTCGGGTTGCTTCAGGTACACATTCAACGAGAACTGGCCCGAATTGCTACTGAGCAGTGGTGAACTATCCACATGGCACCCCAATGACGTTTCCGTAACGGTCTCAGTATTGTCGTACATCACCCGCACAAGCCCGGGTGACATTTTACAGCCCTTATAACGGGCAACAGTCATGCCATCATCCCATAGCTCATCGACCATGATGCGAAATTTGTCATAGGGAGAAACGTACGGCGCCGCCATGCTTCGTAGTTTCTCGGATGTTGAGATGGCGTTTTGAAAGTAGCGATGCCAGCTTTCGTCGCTCTTATTGGCCATACTGAATGGCTCGCCAAAGACATTGACATCACTGGGTTTGAACTCGGTTTTCAGATCGTAGATATTCCAGTTCTCAAGTTTTTCTTTCAGGATGTTTGTCGTCATCCGTTCGCAGACTTCAGCCGTGCAGAACGCGGGAAGGTGAATTGCCAGAATGCGATTAGTAAATAAATCTCGCAGCAATTCCGATGACAGCCGGTCCGTTTTGACAATTCCGGACCCATCCGAGGGCATCGTTTTCCCGGCAGTCAGTTGTTCCATCGGCCAGAGCAAGCACTTCATGATAGGGGTGCGAAGGATTCGTCCGATCAATGGAATGGTGCTAGCTGGTCGCGGAGGAACTTTCATGATGCTCATCGTCGATCGATTCTTTCGGGCTTCAGTCCGCGCCACTGCGCGGATGGTTGCGGACTCAATTTGTTGATGGGGCGAAGTTTATGGCAAAGGAAGTGAAAATCAAGGCTGTGCAGACGGACAGTCTGTCGCGCTCTCTCGATTCCCGGTTCGTCGAGACTTCCCGAAACCATCTGCAATGAAGCCAGAATTCGTGGGCTCTCTCGCGAGATTGTTAAGTGTGTCCAGCGATGTTCTTGGGGCGCGATGTCACAGAGGGATCTTCGCGGTAACCGTTCACAGTCTCAGCAGAGGGGGGGGGCAGGAATATTTACGCGGTTCAATCGGAATCCCACAGTGCATCGACTGGGGTAAGCCTTCCCTTAGCTGCGGGAAAATGAGCCAGTCCTCGGCCTGTGAACGCTGACATCGTCGCATCCACGAATCAGAAGGCCCGAATGAGAGATGCTTTCGGACACCCGCAGCCATAGCGAATGTGCGTGCGAGAGAATTTGAGTCGTGCTGACGATTGACTCGTCGCGAAGATGAACGGCGATGTCCCATTCGTTGGGGCTCATCGCGTCGATGTTTTGTGCCGGGCAGCTTGCGACCAATTATTCAAAAGGCTCGAACTTCTAGAGGATGCCGTGTATTTGAATCCGCTCGCACGTGACCATCGCCACCTACCGCGAATACTAGACAACTACCAGGCGCTCCGAGCGTTCGGCGCTTCTTAATTCCAGAAATTCAAGCCATTGATTCATTCCCAAACCCGTCTTCGCCGAAAGTTCGAGAATCCTCATGCCGGGTCGAACAGCCTGAACGCTCGCGTAAGCCGCTTCTCGATCGAACTCTGTCACGGTTGCGAGTTCGATTTTGGTGATGATCGCCACATCGGCGGTGTTGAAGATGGTGGGATACTTCCGCGGTTTGTCTTCCCCCTCAGTCACGGAAAACAGGACGAGCCGCATTTCTTCGCCCAAGTCGTATGTTGCAGGGCAGACCAGATTGCCGACGTTTTCAATAAATAGAAAGTCGAGTTCGTCCAGGTTCCAGCCCACAAGTGCGTCGCTCACCATCTTGGCTTCGAGATGGCAAACGGAACCGGTGATGATCTGCCGAATCGGGACACCCGCGCGTTCCAGTCGCCGGGCGTCATTCTCGGTTGCCAGATCACCCACGAGTGCGGCACAGCGATACCGTTCGCGCAGCATTGTCAGGGTTCGTTCGAGAAAGAGCGTCTTTCCCGTGCCAGGGCTTGAAACCAGACTGACCACGAAGACTCCGTTGTTGTGAAAACGCTGCCTGAGTAGTCGCGCATCGTTGTCGTTGGCCTTAAGGACCTGGGTTCTTACCTCGACCATTCGAGTTGTCGTCGGGAGGCTCATGACTCGATCTCCATTGCAACGATTTCCAGTTCGCGCCCACAGACGACATCTCCGCATGGTGTCCCGCATTCGGGGCAGCACAAGTCCTGGAAGCAGGGCAATTCGCGTTCGGTGTCGCAGACATGACATCGTACGCGCAGGGGGACTTCTTCGACGACCAATTCGACCTTTGAGAATGGCGACATTTCTCGGGCCAAGTCGAACGCGGATATCAGCGCCTGCTTGATTACTCCCGACAGGGGGCCCAGTTTCAAGTAGATCGATTTGATCTCCGCGCCGCCGCGGCGGTCCGATTCTTCACCGGCAATATCGAGAATACTCATCGCCAGAGACAGTTCGTGCATTCGAGTATCGTCCTATGACATTTCGCTGATACGGATATAGCGCGCCAAACCAGGAAACTCTGCGAACATGCAAACCAGAACCCAGAGGAGAATGAAAACTCCGAGTACAATAGCAAAGATGTCTTCGGCGATGGCCATGATGACTTTCATCGTGCGTACCCCTTTTCACATTGTGTGGTAACAGTTCACAGGCTGGGAACTGGCTCATTTTCCCGCGGTATAAGGAAGGCTTAGCCCAGTCGATGCACTGTGGATTCCAATTGAACCGGGAAATTGTGCTTGTCCCGCTCACTTTGGGCTGTGAACGGTGACCATTGTGTGATCAGATCGTTTGTTGGCGGCACGTTATCCGTGGTCTCGTCGGTGACAACTGGCATTCGTGCATAGACTTCGTTCGTGAGCAGCGCAATTTGATGGATTGCACCTTCGATTGCCGTTTGGACGGTTGGAGTTAATCCCATCTTGCCTTCGTGTTCATCGCCAAGGTCTTCCGGCTCGCACCCGACCAGCAGAATTCGACCTGGGGTTCCGCCGAATGCCCGTACCATCCGCAATACATTCAGCGGGTGCATGCTGTGCGCATCGAGAATCGAATCGGCTTCGTCAATATCATGCAGATCGAGTTCCATCGTGTAGACCGTGCCGGGAGTGCCACCTTGTGGCGTGGCGTCGACCAGGATTGTCGTCTCAATTCCATCCATCAGTGCGTATGCCAGATCCATGCCTCGAATGCCGTAATCGATCACACTGACGCCGCTTGGCCATGTTTGACGTTGTAGACGTTGGACAACTTCGCAGCCGAAGGCGTCGTCTCCACGGAAGATGTTTCCAATTCCCGCGATCAACAGGTGTCGCAACATCATGGGCTCTCCTGTTGATTGTCGGGCAAACGCATCGGTTCAACTTCCTCTGTCGAAAAGAAGAATCGGTGGCCAGGTTTCCTCAAGAATCCCAAATCGCGACCGGGGTCATCGTCCAGGACGACTGCCAGATGAATCTGACCTTCGAAGTCCTGTTCAATGGCTTCGATCGTGGCCACCTTTTTCTGAAACGCGAGGTCCATGATGTCTCCTCGTTTTTTTGGCCAAAGGCGGACCTTGTCGCTCACCCTCAAATCGACTCCAAATACGCGAACACTTTCAAGTCGCGTTTCGACATCCAGTTCGGGCCAGGGAAAGTCCTCCATCATCGTTTTAAGACTCACTTTCTTTCGTTGCGTCGAATTCCTCTTCGAACCAATCAAGCTTGTTCGCGTGTCATTCCTCGAAGCGCGCCATGCAACTTTTCGAAGTGCTCCTGGGGTAACCCCTCTGCGCGTTCCAAAAGCCTTCGTGCTTGTTCATCAACGCATCGCATTTCTCGCTGCTCTCCGGGCGTCAACGTCATGACTCGAAGCATGAGCATTTCGTCGATTTCCGTTGCGTCGAAAAAGTCACCCGGACTTTCCTGTGCAATTTGGGGATAGTCATACAGAATGATGGGTGAGGCCAGTATCGTTTGTCGCGACTTGTTCTCGCCGACAAGCACAGGCCAACAACCTCGCTGCTGACAGGTCGCTGCGGCATCGGCCAATTCCAACGGTGGCTCCAGCAGTGAAACAAATTCTCCATCGCTGACCGTCAATACAGCATGCGTCGAGGCCAATGACGAGAGAAGGACTTGGTCACGAGTTGACGAGTTCGCTTCAGGCAGCGATGTCTCATTGTGGATGACGACTCGCAGCCGATAGACCTGGCCCTCAAGGCGAGTGGCACTGACCACGACGGTTCCACGAAGTTCCTTCTGCGTCCGTTGGACCCATCCCAAAGGTTGCAATGACTGTTCGCAGATCTCTTCCGTCGTCGAGTTCGGCCCGAATCGGAAACGAAGTACATGTGTCGTGTCACAAAGTTCTTCAATGCACAGTTCGAGCGAGTCGACCTCGCGCTCCTCTGCCTCCTGCCAGGTCTGATAGCGATGCCCATTGACTTCGAGGCACTCAACGGGCCGCGATGATCGTGGCGAGATCGCCTGGTCGGGTGAATCGCGATGGACAAATTCTTCGACTTGACGCTGAAGCAAATGCAGAAAACGCGTTCGGACTCTTATCGAAGCGAACCTTTCCTGTAACAGGCATTCCACCTGCATCGTCCAGGACTCGGTCCCCGCTTGGGCCTGGCTGTAGGCTTGCGGTACAAGGACGCCAAAGTTGAACCTTTGTCGATTTTTCACTGCCGACGCCCGATAGGGGTACAGTAGATAGCCTTCGTAGAGTATGGATTGTGCGATTCGATCAACGAGCGGTTGAGTCATGTCGGCACCTCCAATGCGGTGGATGCCAGAAGACGTTGCAATGTCTCGTCCCAAGTGGGAATTCCTTGATGACATTTGAATCTGTAGAGTTGATCGAACACATCGTGTCTCAGGCAAAGCCAGGCGGAATTGGGGTAGTAGAATTCCATCATCTGCTTCCAGGTCGAAACGGGCAGTCGATATCGAGCTTCCTTCGACCAGGGGATTTGGGTCACTTGCAGCATGCCCGTCTCTTGCCGGTAGAAAATTGAGCCACTGAACAGCAGCAAAAGTGGGATATCTCCTTGCTCCAGGCCATAGAAATACTTGGTTGCGGCAACGTTGAAGTCGTATGTGCAGGGGATTTGAACGTCAACCAGAACCTCACGCTGGAACGGCGGGACGAGTGTGCTGACACGTGTCCAATGCATGCTGCGAAGTGTCTCACCCCAGCGATCGGCGGCACCGAACAGGTCAATCAGATTCGTTTGTTCATTCTGGGTGTAGGCCCGCCGATTGGATTCGATTTGGATTTGACATTGCAAATTCACATTCTGGATGGACTGCGATACTCCGCCCTTGATACGGAGTTTTAGGATGAGGGTCGGTACGACCGCGTGTTCAAGTGACGTTGCATCCTCGACATGGAATTCAAGATCCGACATGACCGGGCCTCCGATCAGGGGTCGCCCGTTGTCCGAGAGAATCGAAGAACTCACGCACGCGATTCCAGACGTTTGTACCTCCCGAAAGGCCACGCCAGTGCAGTCTCAGTATGCCCGCGAGTTTATAGCACTCGTCGATGGGCGTGATGAAATACTCATCGACCAAGAAGCCGGCACGGATACCCATCCGATTGACCAGCAACGCTTCCACGTCGGGTTGCAGCGAATTGAGTGGCTTACAATTTCGAATGAGCTCCTGCCATTTCTCAAAATTCAGCAGTGATTCCACGGGCCCCGCTGGACTGGGATACAGGACCATTGTTTTGGCTGCGGAGCTGTCAAAAAAGAAGAAGGCCAAATTGATGGGGATCATCAGGCCGTCCCAGTCGGCATCCGGAATTTGAAAGTCTCGCAATTGATGAATGTCGCGTGGAACTCGGCGATACTTCATCTCTGCCGCACCCGAGAACAGCAGTGCGCAGGCCGTACACGAACACAGCAGGTGTCGGTTTTTCGGATCGAGCAGATGATCATGTTCGGATGGCAATTGCAGGCCACAGAGCTCGCAACGTCGGACGTCGGCGGGGCGCGGCTTGGTGAAGCTTCGCAATGTCGCGAATGTCTTTCGGAACGATGCTTCAGGGATGCGGACTTGTGGCGAAGTGGTCATGGTGACACCGCCAATGCGATGCGTGTTTTTCCGCCTGACTGAAGCAAAGGCAGCGGTTCCAGGTGCAGGGCGGGTAGATCGAGGCAGCGCCCTGCTCGCATGACGTCGAACTGGGTTCCGCAATCTGGACACGAAAGCACACTGCCCGAAAGAGTGCCCGTTTTCAGCGAGTTTCCGCAGTGTGAGCAACCGTTTTGATAGGCGTAAAGACCCGTGTTCAAACGTAGAAATAACACGCTTTGATCGTGCAGGTCGCGCGTGTCGACTTCTCCGTCGGCCAGGTCATGTAAGCCCGCGATTTCCTCCCACTGCATTGCCGAAGCCGCATCGGCGGCATGCTCGAACGATTCGAGCGGAATGAATCCGGGCAATGAGGCGGGAACGACACCCTCGACTTCCAGACCCAGAACATCAGGAGCATGTTCACTGATCGCTTCTTCGATCGCCATCTTGAGTGTCATCGCGGACGACGGGCAGCCGTGACAACTTCCTTGGAGCTGCAGCCGGACAAGTCCTTCGTCGATTTCCAAGAGTTCGACATTTCCGCCATGCGACTTCAGGTAGGGTCGAACCTGCTCCAGAGCTCGTCCCACGCGCGTCACCAGATCGACAGGATGCAATTCGTGCAGAAGTAACAATCCCGCAACCAGTTGGTCCTCGGCAAGTCGCAGGATGGCCCCTTCGCTGGTGGCGATCTGCTGTGTCACGATCTTCAACAAACGCTCTAAACCAGTGCGGTGCAGTTCCATCACCAATTGCACCAACTCGGTGGCGGTATCACGAACCTCCTCATCCGCGAGATGATCGAGGCGTGCGACAAGCGTGTCGATCATCTCAAGCCTCGTGTGCAACGTTGCCTGTTCGGTCATGTCTGGTTGCCCCTTTTCATGAAACGGGAACGAAGCGACAAATCAACCGTTCTGGTCGAAAGAAGCGTGGATGACGCCGTGTCGTCAACGGCACCCGATCGCGTTGTGGGTCACGTCTGTTGAAAATGCTGTCCGAACATCGGCGAATGATTCAGGTCCAGGTGCTTTCCATTTCCCAAATACATATGCACTCCGCATGGCAGGCAAGGATCGAAACTTCGGACAGCGCGCATGATGTCGATCCCTTTGAAATTTTCCGGTCCGTTTTCTTCGAAGATGGGTGTGTTCTGGACCGCGTCTTCATACGGGCCGGGAGTTCCATAGATATCTCGTGGATTCGCATTCCAGGGCGTTGGAGGATACGGGTGATAGTTCGCAATCTTTCGGCCGCGGATCACGACGTGGTGCGACAAGACACCGCGAACGGCCTCGTGGAATCCGCATCCGATGGCCTCATCGGGGACTTTGAACTCTGTCCAGGTCTTGGTTCGACCCACGTGCAATTCCTTCATCGCCTTTTCGGCAAAATAAAGTGCGCATCCTGCGGCATAGGCCTGAAAATAGGTACGGGCACGATCGCGTTCAATCGCGTTGCTCCACTGGGGAATCTTCCATTCGAATTCGACTTCCGGCTTGGTTGCCGTTTTCGGCAGGTAAATCTTGACGCTGGTCCCCGTCGACTTCACGTATCCGATATCCACTTTGCCAGCCAATGCTGTGGCCCAGAATCGAGCGATCGGTCCGCCGCCAGTATCCAATGCCAGGTAGTCGCCGGTGCGTTTGTCGAACCAACGCGGGCACATGACCCAGGTGTAGTTTCCGTTGAAATCTCGCTTCTGTGGTTTCGGGATTGTTGTCTGATTCCAGGGGTGACGCTGATCCACCGGGTTGCCCAGCGGGTCTTGTTTGACAAACGTCTCTTTGTCTTCCCAGTCCTCATAGTAAGAGCTGCCGAGTAAGATTCGTATGCCGAGATTGATGTCCACGAGATCCGTCGTGACAAGTTTTCCGTCGACGACAATGCCTGGCGTGACGAACATCTGGTTGCCCCAGTCATTCATCCGCTTGTACGTATAGTCACAATGGTCGGGGTCTTGAAAAGATCCCCAGCAGCCCAGCAGGATTCGTCGGCGTCCCACTTCCTCATAACCGGGCAGTGCCTGGTACCAGAAGTCGAAGAGATCGTCGTGTAGCGGCAGGCATTTTTTCATGAACTCGACATATCGCATCAAACGCACGATGTAGTCGGTGAAAAGCTGAACCGTTGGAACCGTTCCGACGCCGCCGGGATACAGTGTGGAAGGGTGAACGTGGCGACCTTCCATCAGGCAGAACATTTCGCGGGTGTAGCGGCTGACCAGTAATGTTTCGCGGTAGAATTCTCCTGTAAATGGATTCAGAGCGCGCATGATGTCGGCGATCGTTTTGAATCCATGGTCCGCGGCATGAGGCGCTTCCGTCTTCTCTGCGAGCGCCAGGACACCAGGGTTCGTTTCGCGAACCATTTGTTCGCAGAAGTCGACCCCAACCAGATTATCCTGGAAAATGTTGTGGTCGAACATGTACTCGGCGGCCTCACCCAGGTTGACGATCCATTCGGCAATCGCGGGCGGCCGTACTCCAAAAGCCATGTTCTGGGCATAGTTTGCACAACAAGCGTGATTGTCGCCGCAGATGCCGCAAATGCGGCTGGTGATAAAGTGCGCGTCGCGCGGATCTTTGCCTTTCATGAAGACGCTGTATCCGCGAAAGATCGACGATGTGCTGAAGCATTCAGCGACCTTTCGATTGCCGAAGTCGATCTTGGTGAAGATTCCCAAGCTACCCACGATGCGCGTAATTGGGTCCCAATTCATCTCAACGAGATTGCTGCCTTCCGCGCGATTTCGTTTCCTTGGCTCGACGGTTGTGGCCATGAACGGACTCCTGTGAAGCAAGCAGAACTTGATTGGAGATTTCAGTGCATCGCGAAATGTTTGGACCACGATCGTGGTCTGTCATGTTTCGAAGAGGAACGTTTTGCAGCTACTTCGACTTGACGTATTTGCTCTGATAGCCCGTCGTCAGCGTCGGTTGGTTATGTCGCCACTTTGGTTCTTTGTTGAGTTTCCGCTGCGTCATCCGGCGTAATGGCGTGATGATCTTGCCGTAAAACTTCGATGCCAAAGTCGAGACTCGTGCGCCTGGTGGCTCGTCCATAAAGGGCATGAACTTGTCAGGAAAACCGGGCATTGTGCAGCCGATGCAAATTCCCCCCACGTTCGGACAACCTCCGATGCCGGCCATCCAACCTCGTTTCGGGACATTGCAGTTCACGACGGGGCCCCAGCAGCCGAGTTTGACCAGGCACTTGGGTGATCCATATTCCGATGCGAAGTCCGACTGTTCGTAATAACCCGCTCGATCGCAGCCTTCGTGAACCGTGCGCTCGAACAGCCATTTCGGTCGTAACGCTTCGTCAAGCGGGATCATGGGGGCCAGACCCGCGACCTGGTACAACAGGTACAGCAGTGTTTCCATGAAATTGTCGGGCTGGACGGGACATCCCGGCACGTTGACGATCGGAAGTCCGGACTTCGACTTCCAGTCCCAGCCCAGGTAATCTGCGACACCCATGGCACCCGTCGGATTGCCAGCCATGGCATGAATTCCACCGTAGGTCGCACATGTACCAGCACAGACAACGGCCACGGCTTTGGGGGCGAGCCGGTCAATCCATTCGTTGGTGGTAATCGGTTGGCCTGTTTTTGAGTCGGTTCCCAGTGCCGCCCAGTAGCCTTCGGACTTAATCTTTTCGTTGGGAATCGATCCTTCGAGGACCAGTACGAAAGGATCAAGTTCTCCGCGAGCGGCCTGATGCCAGTACTTCATGAAGTCGTCTCCGACCTCATAGGCAATGACGGGGTTGTGAACATGGACTTTGGGCAAGCCTGGAATGGCCCCCAAGACAATGTTCTCAATACTGGGTTGGCTGGCGGCCGTGATCGAGACAGAATCGCCATCGCAACTTAGTCCCGTTGTCATCCAGACGATATGAATTTCTGCAATGTCTGGTTTTCGCTTGGCTTGGATCGCGGGTGAGGGCATTCGAAATTCTCCTTCTAAGCGGCTTTAGGCCTGGCTAGATCCATCACATTTTTCAGACAACCCCCTTGTTGATTCGAAGTGGGGCGATCGTTTGGACCGCGACGGCGATTTGCAGCAAGGACGCAAATACGAAGCTCCTGCCGCGTTTTAGATGGGGCAACAGCGCAGGGTATGGCCGAAATCTGCCAACCTGACGCGGTGGGATTGAGGGATCTTGTTTGCCATGTCTTGATGCCGTCCGGCTGACTGCACCGCCTGCTGTCTCCGCCCCAGGATCGGCGGGGGTTCGAGCGAACGATGATGCAGCATGAGTCGCCATCAGCAAATCCTTGGCAGCTGTTCCCCGGCTAGCATTGTCACAACTCGCTCGCCGCCGATCATCGATTTCAGCACAACGATGCCGGGGTGATCAGAGACAATTTCGCCAATCGCGACGGCGTTCTTCCCCAGTCGATTGCTGCGCATCACTTGCAACAGGCCCTCAGCCGCATCTGCAGGGACGACCGCGACGAGCTTGCCTTCATTGGCAACATAGAGGGGGTCGAGGCCCAGCATTTCGCAGGCACCGCGGACTTCGCGGCGTATCGGCAGGCGGGACTCCCACAGTTTGACGCCGACGCCCGACGCATCCGCCAGTTCATTCAGTGTGCTGGAAACGCCACCCCGGGTCGGGTCACGCATGCAGCGAATTTTAGGGCAGGCCTTGAGCATCGCTTCGGTCAGTGCATTCAATGGCGCAGAATCGCTTTCCAGTACCGTTTCGAACTCAATTCCTTCTCGTTGCGACATAATGGTTACGCCATGATCGCCGATTGTCCCAGAGATCAGTACCTGGTCACCAGGACGGGCATTGTGAATCGACAATGAACGACCTTCTGGAATCCAACCGATTCCCGAAGTGGTGATGAAGACCTGATCGCCTTTGCCACGATTCACGACCTTGGTGTCACCTGTGACAAGGGTGACTCCCGCGTCTTTGCACGCGGTGCGCATGGAGGCCACGATGCGTCGCAAATCCTCAATCAGCAAGCCTTCTTCCAGGATGAAGGCGGCAGAGAGGAATTGCGGAATTGCTCCTCCTACGGCCAAATCATTCACGGTGCCATGTACGGCCAGCGTTCCGATGTCGCCGCCCGGGAAGAAGAGCGGTTGCACGACGAAGGAGTCGGTTGTGAAAGCCAGGCGGGGGATCAGATGGCTGTTGGATCTGATCCAGCCAGACAGATCGAGCGTCGCTTGATCCTCAAGTGCCGCGAGGACGGGATTGTCCCACTCTTGCAGAAACGTATTTCGGATCAAATCGGCCGACATTGTCCCGCCACTACCGTGTCCCAAGAGGACCCGGTCAGATTTGCTGATGGGACGAGGGCAGCTCAATTGCCCAATGTTGATGGCGCCGGGCATACCGTTCCTATCAGAAATTCAGTGCCGCACTCAAAACCAAGTGGGATGGGCTCGACCAACCCTCATTTAGATTTCTGAACCCGCGGCAACGGGATGCCGCAATCGCCCATAGTTGTAGTAAGCCGCGCAGGCACCTTCAGACGACACC from the Schlesneria paludicola DSM 18645 genome contains:
- the hypB gene encoding hydrogenase nickel incorporation protein HypB, giving the protein MSLPTTTRMVEVRTQVLKANDNDARLLRQRFHNNGVFVVSLVSSPGTGKTLFLERTLTMLRERYRCAALVGDLATENDARRLERAGVPIRQIITGSVCHLEAKMVSDALVGWNLDELDFLFIENVGNLVCPATYDLGEEMRLVLFSVTEGEDKPRKYPTIFNTADVAIITKIELATVTEFDREAAYASVQAVRPGMRILELSAKTGLGMNQWLEFLELRSAERSERLVVV
- a CDS encoding hydrogenase maturation nickel metallochaperone HypA/HybF — translated: MHELSLAMSILDIAGEESDRRGGAEIKSIYLKLGPLSGVIKQALISAFDLAREMSPFSKVELVVEEVPLRVRCHVCDTERELPCFQDLCCPECGTPCGDVVCGRELEIVAMEIES
- a CDS encoding hydrogenase maturation protease, which gives rise to MMLRHLLIAGIGNIFRGDDAFGCEVVQRLQRQTWPSGVSVIDYGIRGMDLAYALMDGIETTILVDATPQGGTPGTVYTMELDLHDIDEADSILDAHSMHPLNVLRMVRAFGGTPGRILLVGCEPEDLGDEHEGKMGLTPTVQTAIEGAIHQIALLTNEVYARMPVVTDETTDNVPPTNDLITQWSPFTAQSERDKHNFPVQLESTVHRLG
- a CDS encoding DUF6084 family protein, giving the protein MSDLEFHVEDATSLEHAVVPTLILKLRIKGGVSQSIQNVNLQCQIQIESNRRAYTQNEQTNLIDLFGAADRWGETLRSMHWTRVSTLVPPFQREVLVDVQIPCTYDFNVAATKYFYGLEQGDIPLLLLFSGSIFYRQETGMLQVTQIPWSKEARYRLPVSTWKQMMEFYYPNSAWLCLRHDVFDQLYRFKCHQGIPTWDETLQRLLASTALEVPT
- a CDS encoding DUF5947 family protein, whose amino-acid sequence is MTTSPQVRIPEASFRKTFATLRSFTKPRPADVRRCELCGLQLPSEHDHLLDPKNRHLLCSCTACALLFSGAAEMKYRRVPRDIHQLRDFQIPDADWDGLMIPINLAFFFFDSSAAKTMVLYPSPAGPVESLLNFEKWQELIRNCKPLNSLQPDVEALLVNRMGIRAGFLVDEYFITPIDECYKLAGILRLHWRGLSGGTNVWNRVREFFDSLGQRATPDRRPGHVGS
- a CDS encoding NifU family protein yields the protein MTEQATLHTRLEMIDTLVARLDHLADEEVRDTATELVQLVMELHRTGLERLLKIVTQQIATSEGAILRLAEDQLVAGLLLLHELHPVDLVTRVGRALEQVRPYLKSHGGNVELLEIDEGLVRLQLQGSCHGCPSSAMTLKMAIEEAISEHAPDVLGLEVEGVVPASLPGFIPLESFEHAADAASAMQWEEIAGLHDLADGEVDTRDLHDQSVLFLRLNTGLYAYQNGCSHCGNSLKTGTLSGSVLSCPDCGTQFDVMRAGRCLDLPALHLEPLPLLQSGGKTRIALAVSP